DNA sequence from the Colletotrichum destructivum chromosome 9, complete sequence genome:
AACGACGGTGATCAGCCATACACACCGGCGCCTCCCGGGCGCGGCCAGGCCGGCTTTCTCGGGGTCTTTCGCCGGTTGTCCACGTCGGGCGGAGTCTTAGGCCAAGGCACGAGAGGAACCCATGGTCTGGTAGAAAGAAAGATCCTGAACGTCGACCGCAACCGCGAACGTTGTCAGATCTCAGACTTGCACCAGGCGAAGCTGCGGAGGGTCGCATTTagcgtcgacgtcgagattGCGCCGATGCCCAAATATGTTGACACAGACATGACCGTCAAGAAGCCGCTCGAGAAGTCGAAAACGAGGAGAATGACGGAGAAaggggagggcgaggcccTTAAGAACCCTAAGTGTCTTGAAGAGCAAAAGGAGCGCGATGGTGTCATCCATACAACCGGAGAGCCCGTGCCAAGAGAACCcgaaggggaaggggaaggggtgGACTCCGGCAAGGCAAAGAAGGACGATGACGCAAAAGACGCAAATGCTTCCAccgacaaggacaaggacaccaagaagaaggagaagaagaagaaaagcgaggaggagaggaaagctaggaaggagaagaagaggaagcaggccgaggctAACGGTACGATCCCCATGGAAATCCACATGGACGACAGCGACTCTTCCAGCGAAGGCACCCCGGCCGCGACACCAAAGACAACAGCATCTCCTACCACAAACCCAGTTAGGATATACCGCCGTTGTTGCCAGCTGAGAGAAACGCCCATCCTAAAAAAGATCACTGAGCAGCTGAGCAGCCCGACCAACTGCTCCTCCGACATCGGCATGGTGCAGAAACTGGATTTGACGGGCTATTGGATGCAGTTGGCCGACCTGGTGACGCTAGGCGATTATCTGGCCGTCGTCCCCGTTAAAGAAGTTATCCTGGAGAACTGCGGTCTCACAGATGAGGGCTTGAGGGTGATACTCGCCGGCCTTCTGGCTGCCAAGAAACCTGAGTccaaaaggaagaagagcacTCAACCTGACGGTCTTACTATGCAAGGAGGGTTTGTCGAACGCCTCGTTCTCAAAAACAACAAGCTTGGACCTGAAGGCTGGAGGCACATTTGTCTTTTCATCTACCTCTGCCGCACGCTCAAATTTCTCGACGTTTCCACTGTTCCATTCCCTCGCCCATCCCAGCCGGCACAAAGCGGACACACTCATCACTTGTTGCGACATTCTTCTAACGAAGAGCGACCTCAAAACCCCAACGCGACGTTGTTCTCGAAGGCCATAGGCGAACGACTGGGTGGCCCAGCGCTGGAATTACTCAATCTTGGTGAAACCAACCTGACCTCGGATGACCTTGGCGTAATCATCGACGGCATTGTTCAGTGTGGCATTAAACGACTGGGTCTCGCCCATAACAACATTGACGAACAGGGTCTCCAGCATGTTGCAAAGTATCTTTCACAAAGTGGATGCGAAGGCCTAGACCTGGGTGGCAATGATATTCGGGATCATACCGACATCATTGCCAATGCAATCTCAGCAAAGGATTCTTTGTGGGCACTGAGTCTGGCTGAGTGCAACTTGAAGCCAGGCTCCCTCTGCAAGATCTTCCCTGCACTTGCGCAACTTAAAGACTTCCGCTTCATCGACCTTTCTCATAACCAGGATCTGTGCAAGTCGGATCCCAGCGCGATTGGTCTTCTGCGCAAGTTAGTAGCACTGATCTTTTGTGTGGATATCCTAAGCTAACAATCTCTAGGTATTTGCCAAAGCTGGAAGGCTTGCGGCGTGTTCATCTGGCCGATGTCGCCATGACCTCAGAGCAAGCGATTGCACTGGCTGAGATTCTTCCCGAAGCGAAGATGCTTGCACACATTAGCTTCCTTGAGAACCCAGAGCTCGTCAAGCTTGCAGATGCCAAGACAGAGGAAGCTCAGGAAGAGGCTTGCGCCTTATACGCCTCTTTCCTGGCTGCCACGCGTGTTTCCAAGACAATTGTGTGTGTCGACATTGATGTCCCCAGCGACAACTCGGGGGAGATTGTCAAGGCTCTGGCCAAGCAGGTGGTGGCTTACTGTTTGAGGAACATGGAACGCTTCCCAATCGGCGACATCAGCTCGGTTATTTCGACAGTCCTGGCAGAGTCTCAGGACTCATTGCCAGGTGGTCCCATCCCACCTTACCCCGATGTGCTCGCCCATCTTGTCGGCCACGACGTACTCCGCGACGACTCGGACAACGAATCTGCTCCGGATGACGACTATGTTATCGGTGGCACAGGCGTTGTCAAGGCTCTCACCTGTTGTCTCAAGAACAGAGGCGACGAATCAAGAAGGCAATCGGGCGAGTTCATCAGAGACTTCGAAGATGGTGTCTCGGTGCCTGCCGGCCCGAAGCCGAAGCTTCCTCCAGGAAAGGCCAAGGACATGTCGAAGCACCTGCTCGCCAGTGCGCGCAAGATTCGCCTGCGGTTGCAGCCTGCATTGTCCAAGGCCAGAGTCAACCCTGAGGAGGATGAGCACAATCTGCGCAAGTTGATGTTCCTCGATGCCACCCTTgccaacatcatcaagcGCTTCGAGGATGAGTTCCCCGACACTCGTGTGTCTACCGACGAAGCATCCGAGACTACCCTTCCTAGCCAGAGCGATCAGCTCGGGACCTCGTTGTCATCAACAGAAGATCCTGATCACCACAGTATCCCGTCCGATCCCGAAGATGAGACTGCCTTTTCGGTCCGTCCTGGTCTGCCGCGCACCAACTCCACGTTGTCTCATACGTCCAAGGctctcgccgaggaggagggtagAATACACAGGGCTGGTCACAAGATCCGCTCTGGCATTATTAAGCCCGAATACTACGGGCTGCTTGGCGGCGTGCTTGAGGTTGGCCTCGACCCGAAGCACACGGCCATGCTCCACCAGATGATTGAAGAGATCGATGACCCTGAATTGATCCGAAAGgttgaggagaagggcatcaTGCGCGTCTTTAACGAGGACCGGGATCAAATTCGCGAAGGACTCCGTGCGCTCGACCCCAGCCACTGGGACCGATTCGTCGAAAGTCAGGAGAAGGCCAGAGGcaacgtcaaggccggcatGGCCAACGGTGTCAAGGCAGCCGATGAGGATGCTATTGAGGATTGAGGACGGCGCTCCGTCCAACTTAAACAAGTCGGCGGCACAACAACCGTTTTTTGTATACGTAATCTGCTCAACAGAAAACGTTGGACCGGGAATCTTTCAAACGGCAGGAAGCAAGCACAGGCGTCGCGAGAAGGGAGCCCATCATTTACATCTATTTCATTCTACTCTTTGCTTCGGGGGATATTCCGGGACACCCAGATTCGACCATGGTCATTATTTCCGATGAGAGCGTAGGGCAGGTCTAATTGATCGAGACCGCAGCAGAAAAGCCACAGaacaggaggaggaggaggaggatcggAATGGATGGTTCCGAGACGGAATACAGTCGCTACTGGTATTTCCTGTATTACTGTATAACACTAGCTTACAGCAATGATCCCCATGTTCTCGCCCCCTCTGGGGCGGGGAGGCCGCCGGGTTTGACGTGCCGAAGCGTTCTTTTTGCTTGGTATTGCAATGTTCTTGGGTTCTGAGGCTTCGTCTCAGAACCTCAAGACAGCAATCAATGATTGGAGAGCTTGACCGAGACTTACAACTGACGTTGGGAACTAGATTTCGTAGTCCGGTAAGTCCCAGCCTCCGTGCAAGAATAGGTCAATTTTCTGGCTACGGTAGGTTGTGCCCATGACAGGACCACCTCGGACCCCTCTAAGTCTTGCACTTCCCTGAGCTCCCATTCTTGAGAGAAGCTGCGGTTGGTCGACGCGTCATCGGCCGTCTTGGTAGAGGCCGCTAATGGAAGTCCCGGGGTGAGAGCTGTGAAAGGATCTTGTATGAGAATCCACATACTACATGAGAGGCTCCAGGAACTCGTCCATCGGCCTCTGCCTGTGAGGATGACGGGGGGCGAGGACTTTTGTCCCTATTCCATCACAGCTCTCGTCAACAACCTGCCCGAGTTTGATGATCGAACCCACGTTTGGCACACACATGTGCGCGCATGTGCGGTTTCTTCGGCAACACGGTGGTGGCGAGTCTGGTGTCGAAGGCGGGGACGGGTGCCTCCTGGCCGAACGATTCCGACCTCAGGGGAAGGGGTTGTCATCTTACTGTCTCGGAGGCTACCTACGTCTCGTTGCTACTGGTTCCACCATTAATGTTGTGGTCAGCAAAGCCCTCAAGTGCAGCATGTTCAGTTCAGGTCtcggggagagagagagagagaagaggggaaCATCGTCGGGAACACCGACGTAGCATGATCCCCAGGCCCCTGACATCCAGTGCGGTGTCCCTCACAAGGCAATTTCTGCAGCGCGATGTCTCCGACGGGCCCCGAGCAGTTTGCGAATACGTAGATATGAGTTCGGATGACGCAGGCTGAGTAGGCGTCAGTTTGTCTGGGATAACGAGGTGAAGCTGTGGTCGTCCGAGGAAGTGTGCGGCGTTCCTCAAAGAGAGGCCTGAAAGTGCGAGGTGAAGGTGTTGGCCGAGGGCAATCTCGAAAACCAAAAAGCAGGTAAaattgacgacgacggaccGAGCCCTTCCTCACAACTCATGATGGTGGTCGATGGACGTGTAACATGAACCAGTGCGTTATTGGAACAGTTAAGAAAAAATAGGGCATGTCTCTCCGACACTTCTGCCCAACTTCTGCCGCGTTTtacgaggaagagaggaaaaaTGATATTCATGAGTTGGAGGCCGCAACGTGCCCCGCGATAAGGGGTAACCACCCCCAGTCTCCCCAGATCTTACATAGGGTTGTAGCATTTGCTGTCCTACATGTATGTTCTTTCCATCCGATGCCGACGATCCAGCGGGATACGAATAACGACGTATTGACGGTCATCTTGCATCATAACTCGGATGAAGACTTCATCTCACCGACGCCAAGGACAACTCAAGCCTAGGGACTGGTAGTACGGACGACACGGGTCCTCAGTATCCAAGGCCACCATCAGCCAAATCGGTGGGCCCTGAATGTGTGGCATGACAAGAAGCCCTCCCGACTAGCCGAACATGGTCTCATGAAAAAGTCGCCGTAGGAGTTTGAGGGTCTGTGCTACATATATTGACGACGTCCATGGTAAAGACCGCGTCTTTCATTACAAGAGACGTGACTCGTTCGTGCCGAGAAACCGCACACAGGCTTGAAAATTGATGCTCAACACGTCATGATCGGTCCAAAGTTGCCGTGCGGACTCACTCGAACGGATGCCGAGACGTAACGCCTCCAAGTCGCAACAAAAGACCAAGGCAGCCTGAACTCGATCTCATCTGCTTCTTGTCAGTTACGAAAACAGGAGAAGCGACATCAGACATGACTAGACGGAGATTGGATCACTGATCCCATGTCGATGCACAGCAAGTGCATGGCAGCAACGCCAGTAGGCTTcggatgagatgggatgcCAATAAGTGGATGGATGCTCCACGGCATGCACCGTGTTGGAGTAAACCCAAATCCAACGTAGTGTGTGTCGGGGCGCTCGGGAGCGACCAGTAGCTTccaaggcggcggccgaaGCTTGAGGCTTGGCCCTGCCATCGCTGAATgacaagatcctcgagggcAAACGTAGTATAGCAAAAGTCGTGGCAACGTGGTGGACCTGCGTCATGACTGGGGCGCGGACTGGAATGTCAGCCACCGAGGGCCCTAGGTGACAGTGGGCGGGTGGGCTGTGACGCTGGACGGCATGGCTGAGAGTCTTGGAGACGGGCGGAATGGGGCGCGATGTGTGTCGTGTGTCGtctgtttcttttctttgccGGAGGCCTCGAGAAACGCTTGGCTTGATTGCTTTGGATCTGGAGCCGAGAAAGTGAGTGGATACGTAATCATCGAGCGGCTTTTGTTGCCCGGGTTGTTGGCCAAGGGCAAATTGGACAAATCAAGGGTCGCGGGAAAGGTCATACTGACGACTGAGGGACAGGTTGGGGGCAAATGGCATTACAGAAACAGACGATCCTCGGTAGTATGGGCTGGCGATCATAGCTGTTGGGCTGTCTCGTTTCGTTTGGCAGTCGCTCATTGATTGAGTCGACGTGGACATCAGCGTCGGCTGGGTTGGATTGAATAATGGTAAATCGTAGTATATTTGTTATGCACAGTACAGTACGGGTACTGTTGGTGCATACGGACACCAAGAAGGTAATATTAGGTGCAAGCTGGCGATGCGAAGCTTGGATCGCGGGGGCGTCAACGACGGCCCGTGCCCCGCCTCGTTTGCCATCCAAGTTCTAGCGCGGTGCAATTTTTAGCTCCCTCAGACTGCTGGGTCGCCAAAGATACGAAGGACGTATCCGTcctctgtacagagtatccGTCCTGTGCCTAGGTAGTGTGCCAATGGAAGACTCTTGATTAGGTATCTCCGTTTGCTGGAGTGGTCGCCAACCTTGAACTACCAGCAGACGGCAAAGCTCCAGCAAGTGGTGGCAACGCGCCCGGGCAAACCTTGCGAAATACAGAGTAGAGTAGCGCAAAAGGACTCAAGACGGAATTGGGAAAGCCAGTTCTTGTGCATACGAGCTTGTTCCTGTTGTGGCTGCTGCACCTCACATGGCG
Encoded proteins:
- a CDS encoding Putative leucine-rich repeat domain superfamily; amino-acid sequence: MRITDRPPKAIPTRRSSNSAPRESPAPPASPTTGQPVGNGNGNGNGNANGSANGATVPGKAATEGTKPIPVSRPPLGRSASNEKPGPNGTPPSRRNSWFSNISSKFSSSPNGNNAQANQQPQGTPPKDPGPVPPKVTPAKNAVLPHAAKNDGDQPYTPAPPGRGQAGFLGVFRRLSTSGGVLGQGTRGTHGLVERKILNVDRNRERCQISDLHQAKLRRVAFSVDVEIAPMPKYVDTDMTVKKPLEKSKTRRMTEKGEGEALKNPKCLEEQKERDGVIHTTGEPVPREPEGEGEGVDSGKAKKDDDAKDANASTDKDKDTKKKEKKKKSEEERKARKEKKRKQAEANGTIPMEIHMDDSDSSSEGTPAATPKTTASPTTNPVRIYRRCCQLRETPILKKITEQLSSPTNCSSDIGMVQKLDLTGYWMQLADLVTLGDYLAVVPVKEVILENCGLTDEGLRVILAGLLAAKKPESKRKKSTQPDGLTMQGGFVERLVLKNNKLGPEGWRHICLFIYLCRTLKFLDVSTVPFPRPSQPAQSGHTHHLLRHSSNEERPQNPNATLFSKAIGERLGGPALELLNLGETNLTSDDLGVIIDGIVQCGIKRLGLAHNNIDEQGLQHVAKYLSQSGCEGLDLGGNDIRDHTDIIANAISAKDSLWALSLAECNLKPGSLCKIFPALAQLKDFRFIDLSHNQDLCKSDPSAIGLLRKYLPKLEGLRRVHLADVAMTSEQAIALAEILPEAKMLAHISFLENPELVKLADAKTEEAQEEACALYASFLAATRVSKTIVCVDIDVPSDNSGEIVKALAKQVVAYCLRNMERFPIGDISSVISTVLAESQDSLPGGPIPPYPDVLAHLVGHDVLRDDSDNESAPDDDYVIGGTGVVKALTCCLKNRGDESRRQSGEFIRDFEDGVSVPAGPKPKLPPGKAKDMSKHLLASARKIRLRLQPALSKARVNPEEDEHNLRKLMFLDATLANIIKRFEDEFPDTRVSTDEASETTLPSQSDQLGTSLSSTEDPDHHSIPSDPEDETAFSVRPGLPRTNSTLSHTSKALAEEEGRIHRAGHKIRSGIIKPEYYGLLGGVLEVGLDPKHTAMLHQMIEEIDDPELIRKVEEKGIMRVFNEDRDQIREGLRALDPSHWDRFVESQEKARGNVKAGMANGVKAADEDAIED